A genomic window from Peromyscus maniculatus bairdii isolate BWxNUB_F1_BW_parent chromosome 1, HU_Pman_BW_mat_3.1, whole genome shotgun sequence includes:
- the Kcnk4 gene encoding potassium channel subfamily K member 4 isoform X2, with the protein MRSTTLLALLALVLLYLVSGALVFQALEQPHEQQVQKKLEDGRDKFLKDYPCVSQENLTKFIKLVAETLGGGANPDTSWTNSSNHSSAWNLGSAFFFSGTIITTIGYGNTALQTDAGRLFCIFYALVGIPLFGMLLAGVGDRLGSSLRRGIGHIEAIFLKWHVPPGLVRMLSAVLFLLIGCLLFVLTPTFVFSYMESWSKLEAIYFVIVTLTTVGFGDYVPGTDPGQNSAYQPLAWFWILFGLAYFASVLTTIGNWLRAVSRRTRAEMGGLTAQAASWTGTVTARVTQRAGPSAPPPEKEQPILPSSLPAPPGAAEPACRPGSPVPPKKAETPSPPTASALDYPSENLAFIDESSDTQSERGCSLPRAPRGRRRPNPSKKPSRPRGPARLRDKAVPV; encoded by the exons ATGCGCAGCACCACACTCCTGGCCCTGCTGGCACTGGTGCTGCTTTACTTGGTATCTGGGGCTCTAGTGTTCCAGGCTCTAGAGCAGCCTCATGAGCAGCAGGTTCAGAAGAAGCTGGAGGATGGCCGAGACAAGTTTCTGAAGGACTATCCTTGTGTGAGCCAAGAGAACCTGACGAAATTCATCAAG CTCGTGGCTGAAACCCTGGGAGGGGGTGCAAACCCAGACACCAGTTGGACCAATAGCAGCAACCACTCATCAGCTTGGAacctgggcagcgccttcttttTCTCGGgcaccatcatcactaccatcg GCTATGGCAATACAGCCTTACAGACAGACGCCGGGCGTCTCTTTTGTATCTTCTATGCACTGGTGGGGATCCCGCTGTTCGGGATGCTGCTGGCGGGGGTCGGGGACCGGCTGGGCTCCTCTCTGCGCCGGGGCATCGGTCACATCGAAGCAATCTTCTTG AAGTGGCACGTGCCACCCGGGCTGGTGAGAATGCTGTCCGCGGTGCTCTTTCTGCTGATTGGCTGCCTGCTCTTTGTCCTAACTCCTACCTTCGTGTTCTCCTATATGGAGAGCTGGAGCAAGCTGGAAGCCATCTACTTTGTCATAGTGACACTCACCACCGTGGGCTTTGGCGATTATGTGCCCG GCACTGACCCCGGGCAGAACTCAGCCTACCAACCTCTGGCGTGGTTCTGGATCTTGTTTGGCCTAGCCTACTTCGCCTCGGTGCTCACCACCATCGGCAACTGGTTGCGGGCGGTGTCTCGCCGCACTCGGGCAGAG ATGGGTGGCCTCACGGCGCAGGCTGCTAGCTGGACCGGCACAGTGACAGCACGGGTGACGCAGAGAGCCGGGCCCAGCGCCCCGCCACCAGAGAAGGAGCAACCGATCCTGCCCTCTTCCCTGCCAGCACCACCTGGTGCTGCTGAGCCAGCCTGCAGGCCGGGATCCCCTGTGCCCCCAAAGAAGGCCGAGACACCTTCCCCGCCCACGGCCTCGGCTCTGGATTACCCCAGTGAGAACCTGGCCTTCATCGATGAGTCCTCAGACACGCAGAGTGAACGTGGCTGCTCCCTGCCTCGAGCGCCTCGGGGTCGCCGCCGTCCCAATCC
- the Kcnk4 gene encoding potassium channel subfamily K member 4 isoform X3 gives MLLAGVGDRLGSSLRRGIGHIEAIFLKWHVPPGLVRMLSAVLFLLIGCLLFVLTPTFVFSYMESWSKLEAIYFVIVTLTTVGFGDYVPGTDPGQNSAYQPLAWFWILFGLAYFASVLTTIGNWLRAVSRRTRAEMGGLTAQAASWTGTVTARVTQRAGPSAPPPEKEQPILPSSLPAPPGAAEPACRPGSPVPPKKAETPSPPTASALDYPSENLAFIDESSDTQSERGCSLPRAPRGRRRPNPSKKPSRPRGPARLRDKAVPV, from the exons ATGCTGCTGGCGGGGGTCGGGGACCGGCTGGGCTCCTCTCTGCGCCGGGGCATCGGTCACATCGAAGCAATCTTCTTG AAGTGGCACGTGCCACCCGGGCTGGTGAGAATGCTGTCCGCGGTGCTCTTTCTGCTGATTGGCTGCCTGCTCTTTGTCCTAACTCCTACCTTCGTGTTCTCCTATATGGAGAGCTGGAGCAAGCTGGAAGCCATCTACTTTGTCATAGTGACACTCACCACCGTGGGCTTTGGCGATTATGTGCCCG GCACTGACCCCGGGCAGAACTCAGCCTACCAACCTCTGGCGTGGTTCTGGATCTTGTTTGGCCTAGCCTACTTCGCCTCGGTGCTCACCACCATCGGCAACTGGTTGCGGGCGGTGTCTCGCCGCACTCGGGCAGAG ATGGGTGGCCTCACGGCGCAGGCTGCTAGCTGGACCGGCACAGTGACAGCACGGGTGACGCAGAGAGCCGGGCCCAGCGCCCCGCCACCAGAGAAGGAGCAACCGATCCTGCCCTCTTCCCTGCCAGCACCACCTGGTGCTGCTGAGCCAGCCTGCAGGCCGGGATCCCCTGTGCCCCCAAAGAAGGCCGAGACACCTTCCCCGCCCACGGCCTCGGCTCTGGATTACCCCAGTGAGAACCTGGCCTTCATCGATGAGTCCTCAGACACGCAGAGTGAACGTGGCTGCTCCCTGCCTCGAGCGCCTCGGGGTCGCCGCCGTCCCAATCC
- the Kcnk4 gene encoding potassium channel subfamily K member 4 isoform X1 has protein sequence MGRAGAGGPSWREGLRFLLVRLVRSSWLKPWEGVQTQTPVGPIAATTHQLGTWAAPSFSRAPSSLPSVGEEMGHVEGGKGQGVSLWGKVQGAAVGARSRLHFLHCPLYPGYGNTALQTDAGRLFCIFYALVGIPLFGMLLAGVGDRLGSSLRRGIGHIEAIFLKWHVPPGLVRMLSAVLFLLIGCLLFVLTPTFVFSYMESWSKLEAIYFVIVTLTTVGFGDYVPGTDPGQNSAYQPLAWFWILFGLAYFASVLTTIGNWLRAVSRRTRAEMGGLTAQAASWTGTVTARVTQRAGPSAPPPEKEQPILPSSLPAPPGAAEPACRPGSPVPPKKAETPSPPTASALDYPSENLAFIDESSDTQSERGCSLPRAPRGRRRPNPSKKPSRPRGPARLRDKAVPV, from the exons ATGGGGAGGGCTGGAGCTGGAGGGCCCAGCTGGAGGGAAGGTCTGAGGTTCCTCCTTGTGCGCCTTGTCCGCAGCTCGTGGCTGAAACCCTGGGAGGGGGTGCAAACCCAGACACCAGTTGGACCAATAGCAGCAACCACTCATCAGCTTGGAacctgggcagcgccttcttttTCTCGGgcaccatcatcactaccatcggtgggggaggagatggggcATGTGGAGGGAGGCAAGGGGCAAGGAGTTTCCCTATGGGGGAAGGTGCAGGGAGCGGCAGTGGGTGCCAGATCGCGCCTACATTTCCTGCACTGCCCCCTCTATCCAGGCTATGGCAATACAGCCTTACAGACAGACGCCGGGCGTCTCTTTTGTATCTTCTATGCACTGGTGGGGATCCCGCTGTTCGGGATGCTGCTGGCGGGGGTCGGGGACCGGCTGGGCTCCTCTCTGCGCCGGGGCATCGGTCACATCGAAGCAATCTTCTTG AAGTGGCACGTGCCACCCGGGCTGGTGAGAATGCTGTCCGCGGTGCTCTTTCTGCTGATTGGCTGCCTGCTCTTTGTCCTAACTCCTACCTTCGTGTTCTCCTATATGGAGAGCTGGAGCAAGCTGGAAGCCATCTACTTTGTCATAGTGACACTCACCACCGTGGGCTTTGGCGATTATGTGCCCG GCACTGACCCCGGGCAGAACTCAGCCTACCAACCTCTGGCGTGGTTCTGGATCTTGTTTGGCCTAGCCTACTTCGCCTCGGTGCTCACCACCATCGGCAACTGGTTGCGGGCGGTGTCTCGCCGCACTCGGGCAGAG ATGGGTGGCCTCACGGCGCAGGCTGCTAGCTGGACCGGCACAGTGACAGCACGGGTGACGCAGAGAGCCGGGCCCAGCGCCCCGCCACCAGAGAAGGAGCAACCGATCCTGCCCTCTTCCCTGCCAGCACCACCTGGTGCTGCTGAGCCAGCCTGCAGGCCGGGATCCCCTGTGCCCCCAAAGAAGGCCGAGACACCTTCCCCGCCCACGGCCTCGGCTCTGGATTACCCCAGTGAGAACCTGGCCTTCATCGATGAGTCCTCAGACACGCAGAGTGAACGTGGCTGCTCCCTGCCTCGAGCGCCTCGGGGTCGCCGCCGTCCCAATCC
- the Gpr137 gene encoding integral membrane protein GPR137 isoform X2, which yields MESNLSGLVPAAGLVPALPPTVTLGLTAAYTALYALLFLSVYAQLWLVLLYGHKRLSYQTVFLALCLLWAALRTTLFSFYFRDTPRANRLGPLPFWLLYCCPVCLQFFTLTLMNLYFAQVVFKAKAKRRPEMSRGFAIAFNHLTSLSLSSLLCKTRRAEFGLDHLEFWLAVRGAFVGASLLFLLVNVLCAVLSRQRRAQPWVLLLVRVLVSDSLFVICALSLAACLCLVARRAPSTSIYLEAKGTSVCQAAAIGAAMVLLYASRACYNLAALALAPRSRLDAFDYDWYNVSDQADLVNDLGNKGYLVFGLILFVWELLPTTLLVGFFRSTSRILNGQVFDSRSYFFDRAGHCEDEGCSWEHSRSESTSMSGSLGSGSWYGAIGREPGWGGASQTRTTPLLFSQVPGPGGHHHSLYSTPQT from the exons ATGGAGAGTAACCTGTCTGGCCTGGTGCCTGCAGCCGGGCTGGTACCTGCGCTGCCGCCTACAGTGACTCTGGGGCTGACCGCTGCCTACACTGCCCTGTACGCactgctcttcctctctgtctatgCCCAGCTCTGGCTGGTGCTTCTGTACGGGCACAAGCGCCTCAGCTATCAGACGGTGTTCCTGGCGCTCTGTCTGCTCTGGGCAGCCTTGCGTACCACACTCTTCTCCTTCTACTTCCGAGATACTCCCCGGGCCAACCGCCTGGGGCCCTTGCCTTTCTGGCTTCTCTATTGCTGCCCTGTTTGCCTGCAGTTCTTCACACTGACGCTTATGAACCTCTACTTTGCCCAG GTGGTGTTCAAGGCCAAGGCAAAGCGTCGGCCAGAGATGAGCCGAGGCTT TGCCATAGCTTTCAATCACCTCACCTCTTTGAGCCTCAGTTCCCTCCTATGCAAAACTAGACGAGCAGAGTTTGGACTGGACCATCTTGAGTTCTG GCTGGCTGTCCGAGGGGCCTTCGTGGGCGCTTCCCTGCTCTTTCTGCTGGTGAACGTACTGTGTGCCGTGCTGTCCCGCCAGCGCCGGGCACAGCCCTGGGTTCTCCTGCTGGTCCGCGTCCTGGTGAGCGACTCCCTCTTCGTCATCTGCGCCCTCTCGcttgctgcctgcctctgcctcgtcgCCAGGCGAGCTCCTTCCACTAGCATCTACTTAGAGGCTAAG GGGACCAGTGTGTGCCAGGCGGCTGCCATAGGGGCTGCCATGGTTCTGCTCTATGCCAGTCGGGCCTGTTACAACCTGGCAGCTCTGGCCTTGGCCCCTCGGAGCCGGCTAGATGCCTTCGACTACGACTGGTACAACGTATCTGACCAG GCAGACCTGGTGAATGACCTAGGGAACAAAGGCTACCTGGTGTTTGGCCTCATCCTCTTCGTGTGGGAACTGCTGCCCACCACACTGCTGGTGGGCTTCTTCCGG AGCACCAGCCGAATCCTCAACGGGCAGGTTTTTGACTCCCGTTCCTACTTCTTTGACCGGGCTGGGCACTGTGAGGATGAGGGCTGCTCCTGGGAGCACAGCCGGAGTGAGAGCACCAG CATGTCCggcagcctgggctctggcaGCTGGTATGGTGCCATCGGACGTGAGCCAGGCTGGGGCGGGGCCAGCCAGACAAGGACCACTCCTCTGCTCTTCTCCCAGGTGCCAGGACCTGGCGGCCACCACCACAGCCTCTATTCCACGCCACAGACATGA
- the Gpr137 gene encoding integral membrane protein GPR137 isoform X3 has translation MESNLSGLVPAAGLVPALPPTVTLGLTAAYTALYALLFLSVYAQLWLVLLYGHKRLSYQTVFLALCLLWAALRTTLFSFYFRDTPRANRLGPLPFWLLYCCPVCLQFFTLTLMNLYFAQVVFKAKAKRRPEMSRGLLAVRGAFVGASLLFLLVNVLCAVLSRQRRAQPWVLLLVRVLVSDSLFVICALSLAACLCLVARRAPSTSIYLEAKGTSVCQAAAIGAAMVLLYASRACYNLAALALAPRSRLDAFDYDWYNVSDQADLVNDLGNKGYLVFGLILFVWELLPTTLLVGFFRVHRPPQDLSTSRILNGQVFDSRSYFFDRAGHCEDEGCSWEHSRSESTSMSGSLGSGSWYGAIGREPGWGGASQTRTTPLLFSQVPGPGGHHHSLYSTPQT, from the exons ATGGAGAGTAACCTGTCTGGCCTGGTGCCTGCAGCCGGGCTGGTACCTGCGCTGCCGCCTACAGTGACTCTGGGGCTGACCGCTGCCTACACTGCCCTGTACGCactgctcttcctctctgtctatgCCCAGCTCTGGCTGGTGCTTCTGTACGGGCACAAGCGCCTCAGCTATCAGACGGTGTTCCTGGCGCTCTGTCTGCTCTGGGCAGCCTTGCGTACCACACTCTTCTCCTTCTACTTCCGAGATACTCCCCGGGCCAACCGCCTGGGGCCCTTGCCTTTCTGGCTTCTCTATTGCTGCCCTGTTTGCCTGCAGTTCTTCACACTGACGCTTATGAACCTCTACTTTGCCCAG GTGGTGTTCAAGGCCAAGGCAAAGCGTCGGCCAGAGATGAGCCGAGGCTT GCTGGCTGTCCGAGGGGCCTTCGTGGGCGCTTCCCTGCTCTTTCTGCTGGTGAACGTACTGTGTGCCGTGCTGTCCCGCCAGCGCCGGGCACAGCCCTGGGTTCTCCTGCTGGTCCGCGTCCTGGTGAGCGACTCCCTCTTCGTCATCTGCGCCCTCTCGcttgctgcctgcctctgcctcgtcgCCAGGCGAGCTCCTTCCACTAGCATCTACTTAGAGGCTAAG GGGACCAGTGTGTGCCAGGCGGCTGCCATAGGGGCTGCCATGGTTCTGCTCTATGCCAGTCGGGCCTGTTACAACCTGGCAGCTCTGGCCTTGGCCCCTCGGAGCCGGCTAGATGCCTTCGACTACGACTGGTACAACGTATCTGACCAG GCAGACCTGGTGAATGACCTAGGGAACAAAGGCTACCTGGTGTTTGGCCTCATCCTCTTCGTGTGGGAACTGCTGCCCACCACACTGCTGGTGGGCTTCTTCCGGGTACACCGGCCCCCGCAGGACCTG AGCACCAGCCGAATCCTCAACGGGCAGGTTTTTGACTCCCGTTCCTACTTCTTTGACCGGGCTGGGCACTGTGAGGATGAGGGCTGCTCCTGGGAGCACAGCCGGAGTGAGAGCACCAG CATGTCCggcagcctgggctctggcaGCTGGTATGGTGCCATCGGACGTGAGCCAGGCTGGGGCGGGGCCAGCCAGACAAGGACCACTCCTCTGCTCTTCTCCCAGGTGCCAGGACCTGGCGGCCACCACCACAGCCTCTATTCCACGCCACAGACATGA
- the Gpr137 gene encoding integral membrane protein GPR137 isoform X4, with the protein MESNLSGLVPAAGLVPALPPTVTLGLTAAYTALYALLFLSVYAQLWLVLLYGHKRLSYQTVFLALCLLWAALRTTLFSFYFRDTPRANRLGPLPFWLLYCCPVCLQFFTLTLMNLYFAQVVFKAKAKRRPEMSRGLLAVRGAFVGASLLFLLVNVLCAVLSRQRRAQPWVLLLVRVLVSDSLFVICALSLAACLCLVARRAPSTSIYLEAKGTSVCQAAAIGAAMVLLYASRACYNLAALALAPRSRLDAFDYDWYNVSDQADLVNDLGNKGYLVFGLILFVWELLPTTLLVGFFRSTSRILNGQVFDSRSYFFDRAGHCEDEGCSWEHSRSESTSMSGSLGSGSWYGAIGREPGWGGASQTRTTPLLFSQVPGPGGHHHSLYSTPQT; encoded by the exons ATGGAGAGTAACCTGTCTGGCCTGGTGCCTGCAGCCGGGCTGGTACCTGCGCTGCCGCCTACAGTGACTCTGGGGCTGACCGCTGCCTACACTGCCCTGTACGCactgctcttcctctctgtctatgCCCAGCTCTGGCTGGTGCTTCTGTACGGGCACAAGCGCCTCAGCTATCAGACGGTGTTCCTGGCGCTCTGTCTGCTCTGGGCAGCCTTGCGTACCACACTCTTCTCCTTCTACTTCCGAGATACTCCCCGGGCCAACCGCCTGGGGCCCTTGCCTTTCTGGCTTCTCTATTGCTGCCCTGTTTGCCTGCAGTTCTTCACACTGACGCTTATGAACCTCTACTTTGCCCAG GTGGTGTTCAAGGCCAAGGCAAAGCGTCGGCCAGAGATGAGCCGAGGCTT GCTGGCTGTCCGAGGGGCCTTCGTGGGCGCTTCCCTGCTCTTTCTGCTGGTGAACGTACTGTGTGCCGTGCTGTCCCGCCAGCGCCGGGCACAGCCCTGGGTTCTCCTGCTGGTCCGCGTCCTGGTGAGCGACTCCCTCTTCGTCATCTGCGCCCTCTCGcttgctgcctgcctctgcctcgtcgCCAGGCGAGCTCCTTCCACTAGCATCTACTTAGAGGCTAAG GGGACCAGTGTGTGCCAGGCGGCTGCCATAGGGGCTGCCATGGTTCTGCTCTATGCCAGTCGGGCCTGTTACAACCTGGCAGCTCTGGCCTTGGCCCCTCGGAGCCGGCTAGATGCCTTCGACTACGACTGGTACAACGTATCTGACCAG GCAGACCTGGTGAATGACCTAGGGAACAAAGGCTACCTGGTGTTTGGCCTCATCCTCTTCGTGTGGGAACTGCTGCCCACCACACTGCTGGTGGGCTTCTTCCGG AGCACCAGCCGAATCCTCAACGGGCAGGTTTTTGACTCCCGTTCCTACTTCTTTGACCGGGCTGGGCACTGTGAGGATGAGGGCTGCTCCTGGGAGCACAGCCGGAGTGAGAGCACCAG CATGTCCggcagcctgggctctggcaGCTGGTATGGTGCCATCGGACGTGAGCCAGGCTGGGGCGGGGCCAGCCAGACAAGGACCACTCCTCTGCTCTTCTCCCAGGTGCCAGGACCTGGCGGCCACCACCACAGCCTCTATTCCACGCCACAGACATGA
- the Gpr137 gene encoding integral membrane protein GPR137 isoform X1: MESNLSGLVPAAGLVPALPPTVTLGLTAAYTALYALLFLSVYAQLWLVLLYGHKRLSYQTVFLALCLLWAALRTTLFSFYFRDTPRANRLGPLPFWLLYCCPVCLQFFTLTLMNLYFAQVVFKAKAKRRPEMSRGFAIAFNHLTSLSLSSLLCKTRRAEFGLDHLEFWLAVRGAFVGASLLFLLVNVLCAVLSRQRRAQPWVLLLVRVLVSDSLFVICALSLAACLCLVARRAPSTSIYLEAKGTSVCQAAAIGAAMVLLYASRACYNLAALALAPRSRLDAFDYDWYNVSDQADLVNDLGNKGYLVFGLILFVWELLPTTLLVGFFRVHRPPQDLSTSRILNGQVFDSRSYFFDRAGHCEDEGCSWEHSRSESTSMSGSLGSGSWYGAIGREPGWGGASQTRTTPLLFSQVPGPGGHHHSLYSTPQT, translated from the exons ATGGAGAGTAACCTGTCTGGCCTGGTGCCTGCAGCCGGGCTGGTACCTGCGCTGCCGCCTACAGTGACTCTGGGGCTGACCGCTGCCTACACTGCCCTGTACGCactgctcttcctctctgtctatgCCCAGCTCTGGCTGGTGCTTCTGTACGGGCACAAGCGCCTCAGCTATCAGACGGTGTTCCTGGCGCTCTGTCTGCTCTGGGCAGCCTTGCGTACCACACTCTTCTCCTTCTACTTCCGAGATACTCCCCGGGCCAACCGCCTGGGGCCCTTGCCTTTCTGGCTTCTCTATTGCTGCCCTGTTTGCCTGCAGTTCTTCACACTGACGCTTATGAACCTCTACTTTGCCCAG GTGGTGTTCAAGGCCAAGGCAAAGCGTCGGCCAGAGATGAGCCGAGGCTT TGCCATAGCTTTCAATCACCTCACCTCTTTGAGCCTCAGTTCCCTCCTATGCAAAACTAGACGAGCAGAGTTTGGACTGGACCATCTTGAGTTCTG GCTGGCTGTCCGAGGGGCCTTCGTGGGCGCTTCCCTGCTCTTTCTGCTGGTGAACGTACTGTGTGCCGTGCTGTCCCGCCAGCGCCGGGCACAGCCCTGGGTTCTCCTGCTGGTCCGCGTCCTGGTGAGCGACTCCCTCTTCGTCATCTGCGCCCTCTCGcttgctgcctgcctctgcctcgtcgCCAGGCGAGCTCCTTCCACTAGCATCTACTTAGAGGCTAAG GGGACCAGTGTGTGCCAGGCGGCTGCCATAGGGGCTGCCATGGTTCTGCTCTATGCCAGTCGGGCCTGTTACAACCTGGCAGCTCTGGCCTTGGCCCCTCGGAGCCGGCTAGATGCCTTCGACTACGACTGGTACAACGTATCTGACCAG GCAGACCTGGTGAATGACCTAGGGAACAAAGGCTACCTGGTGTTTGGCCTCATCCTCTTCGTGTGGGAACTGCTGCCCACCACACTGCTGGTGGGCTTCTTCCGGGTACACCGGCCCCCGCAGGACCTG AGCACCAGCCGAATCCTCAACGGGCAGGTTTTTGACTCCCGTTCCTACTTCTTTGACCGGGCTGGGCACTGTGAGGATGAGGGCTGCTCCTGGGAGCACAGCCGGAGTGAGAGCACCAG CATGTCCggcagcctgggctctggcaGCTGGTATGGTGCCATCGGACGTGAGCCAGGCTGGGGCGGGGCCAGCCAGACAAGGACCACTCCTCTGCTCTTCTCCCAGGTGCCAGGACCTGGCGGCCACCACCACAGCCTCTATTCCACGCCACAGACATGA
- the Bad gene encoding bcl2-associated agonist of cell death isoform X1 — protein MYQPKQAFPIQMGTPKQPLLAPAHALGVRKSDPGIRSLGSDAGGRRWRPAAQSMFQIPEFEPSEQEDSSTADRGLGPSFTGDQRGPYLPPGLLGNIGHQQGQAANSSHHGGVGAMETRSRHSSYPAGTEEDEGTEEELSPFRGRSRSAPPNLWAAQRYGRELRRMSDEFEGSFKGLPRPKSAGTATQMRQSASWTRIIQSWWDRNLGKGGSTPSQ, from the exons ATGTATCAGCCGAAGCAGGCCTTCCCGATCCAAATGGGAACCCCAAAGCAGCCCTTGCTGGCTCCTGCACATGCCCTAGGCGTGAGGAAGTCGGATCCCGGAATCCGGAGCCTGGGGAGCGACGCAGGAGGAAGGCGGTGGAGACCAGCAG CCCAGAGTATGTTCCAGATCCCAGAGTTTGAGCCGAGTGAGCAGGAAGACTCCAGTACTGCTGATAGGGGCCTGGGCCCAAGCTTCACTGGGGACCAACGGGGTCCCTACCTGCCCCCAGGTCTCCTGGGGAACATCGGACACCAACAGGGGCAGGCAGCCAACAGCAGTCATCATGGAG GCGTTGGGGCTATGGAGACCCGGAGTCGCCACAGTTCGTACCCCGCGGGGACCGAGGAGGATGAAGGGACGGAGgaggagctcagcccctttcgGGGCCGCTCGCGTTCGGCTCCCCCCAACCTCTGGGCCGCGCAGCGTTACGGCCGCGAGCTCCGAAGGATGAGCGACGAGTTTGAGGGTTCCTTCAAG GGACTTCCTCGCCCAAAGAGCGCGGGGACTGCAACACAGATGCGACAAAGCGCCAGCTGGACGCGCATTATCCAGTCCTGGTGGGATCGAAACTTGGGCAAAGGAGGCTCCACCCCCTCCCAGTGA
- the Bad gene encoding bcl2-associated agonist of cell death isoform X2, translated as MFQIPEFEPSEQEDSSTADRGLGPSFTGDQRGPYLPPGLLGNIGHQQGQAANSSHHGGVGAMETRSRHSSYPAGTEEDEGTEEELSPFRGRSRSAPPNLWAAQRYGRELRRMSDEFEGSFKGLPRPKSAGTATQMRQSASWTRIIQSWWDRNLGKGGSTPSQ; from the exons ATGTTCCAGATCCCAGAGTTTGAGCCGAGTGAGCAGGAAGACTCCAGTACTGCTGATAGGGGCCTGGGCCCAAGCTTCACTGGGGACCAACGGGGTCCCTACCTGCCCCCAGGTCTCCTGGGGAACATCGGACACCAACAGGGGCAGGCAGCCAACAGCAGTCATCATGGAG GCGTTGGGGCTATGGAGACCCGGAGTCGCCACAGTTCGTACCCCGCGGGGACCGAGGAGGATGAAGGGACGGAGgaggagctcagcccctttcgGGGCCGCTCGCGTTCGGCTCCCCCCAACCTCTGGGCCGCGCAGCGTTACGGCCGCGAGCTCCGAAGGATGAGCGACGAGTTTGAGGGTTCCTTCAAG GGACTTCCTCGCCCAAAGAGCGCGGGGACTGCAACACAGATGCGACAAAGCGCCAGCTGGACGCGCATTATCCAGTCCTGGTGGGATCGAAACTTGGGCAAAGGAGGCTCCACCCCCTCCCAGTGA